In Rhodamnia argentea isolate NSW1041297 chromosome 4, ASM2092103v1, whole genome shotgun sequence, the following proteins share a genomic window:
- the LOC115749126 gene encoding hydrophobic protein RCI2B-like, translating into MADESTMNCIDIILAIILPPLGVFLKFGCKVEFWICLILTLFGWIPGIIYAVYAITKN; encoded by the exons ATGGCCGACGAGAGCACGATGAACTGCATCGACATTATCCTCGCCATCATCTTGCCTCCTCTCGGCGTCTTCCTCAAGTTTGGCTGCAAG GTGGAGTTCTGGATCTGTCTGATACTCACGCTCTTTGGCTGGATTCCTGGCATCATCTATGCCGTCTATGCCATCACCAAGAACTGA